The genomic window CCAGGGTGAGCTCCTCGACCGGCCCCCGCGTGGTGAGCGCGACTTTGCCGTGTCCGCGCACCTTGGTTTGTAGGTAGATGAGCCCCTCGCCGGCATAGAGGGATGTCAAGAACCTCTCGCGATGATAGCTAACCTCGACGCTCCCTTCGGACGCCCAATACGTACCGCGCTCGAGGATCCAGCTCTCGCCGTCGAGATCGAGGATGTGGAAGCCTCCCAGGGACGACTCCAACGTGATCACTCCCGTGCCCGTGTAGGTCGGACGGTACACGGCCTCATCGGCGAGCAGTGACTTGATCAGCCCTCCGATGGACGGGATCAACCGGGAATGCATCGTGATCTCGCCCGTCATGTAGCTGAACGCCCCTGCCTCGGCCCGCGCCGTCTCATTATCGAGATGAATGTCGACGTACTGCATGCCCTCCAGTTTGTGCACCCTGAATTCGGCCATGGTTATTCCCTTGCGACCGACGGTCTCGGCATTGAATTCCCGCGATTGCCACGACGCGCACGGTGGGCTGGATCGAGGGGCGTGGGGAGAGCACTCGAAGTCAGGAGGCCTTGGGCTCGCGGCCTGATGTCGCTCGCTACTCGGTCTCTTCGATCATGATCTTGTATAGGTTCTCGAACGGCTCGGGAGAGACGCTTACCTCGCCCCGGAATGGGTTGTCCATGGCGGCGATCAGGAAGATCATGGTCCCCAGGAAGAAGGCGAGCAGCCCGCCCAGGACGAGTTGCGTGATGAACCGCATTTCGAACATCCAGACCATCGCGAGATTGATGACGGCGCCCACGATCACGACATACCACATCACGGCGGGGATCCCGGTCGTCACCGCGTTCAGTCGCGACTGTCGGAGCGCGATGAAGGTGTTGAACTGTCGGAGCGTCTCGGCGTGGTGGATCTCGTCGGCCTTGGTCTGAGGGTTGAATTCACGGAGCTTCTCCTGGAACGCGACAAGCCTGACCCTGCCACCCTGCGGGATCAAGCCTCTTCGCTGGAGCGGCCAGGAGTACTTGATGACGGAGCGGCAATAGTCGCGGAGGAGCCACTGGAGGTTCTGTGCGTGGGGTTCCGGGTAGCTCCTGCAGTCCTGGTAGAGCGCGGTGAGCGCGTTCACCTCGCTCGAGACGCTGGCTTCGACCTGGCTGAAATTCTGATACGCGGCGACCGCGATCAGGCCGAGCAGCAGGCCGTAGAACACGCCGAAGCAGGAGAGGACATAGCCGACGATGTCGTTGGTGCCGGACCGCGACCGCACGAACAACCGCAGGATGGGACGGACCAGGATGCAGCCGATCCAGAAGAAGCCGACGAATGTTCCCGCGATCAAGAGGGCCAGCTGATGGGTCGGGACATCATAGATCCAGTAGAACATCGTGAGA from Aquisphaera giovannonii includes these protein-coding regions:
- a CDS encoding AIM24 family protein, whose translation is MAEFRVHKLEGMQYVDIHLDNETARAEAGAFSYMTGEITMHSRLIPSIGGLIKSLLADEAVYRPTYTGTGVITLESSLGGFHILDLDGESWILERGTYWASEGSVEVSYHRERFLTSLYAGEGLIYLQTKVRGHGKVALTTRGPVEELTLERGKSLVAEGMYVIARTPDVSFKIRRPTKNFFGRYTSGEGWVRVYEGPGKVLLNPAPYWRYWMMVQRGDADYPSQTTF
- a CDS encoding bestrophin-like domain, yielding MFYWIYDVPTHQLALLIAGTFVGFFWIGCILVRPILRLFVRSRSGTNDIVGYVLSCFGVFYGLLLGLIAVAAYQNFSQVEASVSSEVNALTALYQDCRSYPEPHAQNLQWLLRDYCRSVIKYSWPLQRRGLIPQGGRVRLVAFQEKLREFNPQTKADEIHHAETLRQFNTFIALRQSRLNAVTTGIPAVMWYVVIVGAVINLAMVWMFEMRFITQLVLGGLLAFFLGTMIFLIAAMDNPFRGEVSVSPEPFENLYKIMIEETE